From Bicyclus anynana chromosome 18, ilBicAnyn1.1, whole genome shotgun sequence, a single genomic window includes:
- the LOC128198945 gene encoding uncharacterized protein LOC128198945, giving the protein MENQFQILFEKMKNEMRNQTDELKESILEKLDEKLQPIIAENKNLKTKLDNLEKEIESLKRGKKQNNLIIYGVKEDEKSTPEIIQKVKEIFKADLDLQFEDYEVNKIYKIGNKQSSCKKPRPILFSFVNEWKKSEVMKRKKSFKDVYVSEDYSKEVLEKRKMLQSQLKEERNKGNIAYLKFDKLIIREKVDNTKNEKRKREMSTSPQQNTQPRKQQYMKPSNKLNAYDLMKIRSNSLPSNTSTNTTINKQ; this is encoded by the coding sequence ATGGAAAAtcaattccaaattttatttgaaaaaatgaaaaatgaaatgcGAAACCAAACAGACGAATTAAAAGAATCTATATTAGAGAAATTAGACGAAAAGCTACAACCAATTATAgcagaaaataaaaacttgaaaacaaAATTGGATAATCTTGAGAAAGAAATAGAAAGCCTGAAAAGAGGGAAAAagcaaaataacttaataatttacGGAGTTAAAGAAGATGAAAAATCTACGCCAGAAATAATACAGAAAGTGAAGGAAATCTTCAAAGCCGACTTAGACCTACAATTTGAAGACTATgaggtaaataaaatttataaaattggaaATAAACAAAGCTCATGTAAAAAACCTAGACCTATCCTATTTTCCTTTGTAAATGAATGGAAGAAAAGCGAAGtaatgaaaagaaagaaaagttttaaaGATGTATATGTGTCAGAAGACTATAGTAAGGAAGTTTTAGAAAAGAGGAAAATGTTGCAGTCGCAACTGAAAGAGGAGAGGAATAAAGGAAACATCGCATATTTAAAATTCGACAAACTAATAATTAGAGAGAAAGTTGATAacacaaaaaatgaaaaaagaaaaagagaaatgTCAACATCACCGCAACAAAATACACAACCAAGAAAACAACAATATATGAAACCATCCAACAAACTGAATGCTTATGATTTGATGAAGATTAGATCTAACTCCCTTCCTTCGAATACGAGTACAAATACAACAATCAATAAGCAATGA
- the LOC112045962 gene encoding uncharacterized protein LOC112045962, which yields MIFHQNLEVPFSFAIYLLVKIVCAFVRFPMHNKPTLTSIPERSEIDENEEKKWVSKKKHDVLKAKYRCLKKLFQMYDASVIGILPETYSQETQASLEDNQKVQKQNKRDIADASALTDFDVTYDEKPEITVLKDLNLDVSSEKIPNHKSKTTIPKDNKSTQDSKDNLLIEYEKDVEIRHRVPYLVINEKRKPTRFQNFIQRCLGICQERNHVAMSYEHAYAASDNIISNRYEKRRRRGLRFRRIRRTKKSYSEIALGDAKSPIILSYVQSVQKNCLMDKTPRHCPIVGCNMILYGIINYNDHINLCHLPERVCVCVYCHEGFPRDADRLTHENEHIGLTKLTVAPSTPRFSPKIASITQTEPEMPKIPEDKLKKIVSFFDKISDPEQIAAELTKNTNKLQTLHINPRSGSASLSGSEDSNSDKIVYKTRSRVTSIVDSDTTSKYPGVPFRCVMCGDNFNTRGQLNLHIDLQHRVSDKFSKYNSCAGILNHSNQNGSINVESTNQSLNKSLVSTNISKTSNLTKLSKRKSNETLSYDPSTNIVYYTSTESMKKPSFVQKVRSGFFYKWEPGTKIIRV from the exons ATGATATTCCATCAAAATTTAGAGGTACCCTTCAGTTTTGCAATATATTTGTTAGTCAAAATTGTTTGTGCTTTCGTAAGATTTCCAATGCATAACAAACCAACACTCACCAGCATCCCTGAGAGAAGCGAAATCGATGAAaacgaagaaaaaaaatggGTGTCCAAAAAGAAACACGACGTCTTGAAGGCCAAATACAGATGTCTAAAGAAACTATTCCAAATGTACGACGCCAGTGTCATTGGAATTCTCCCCGAGACCTACTCCCAAGAAACCCAAGCTTCATTAGAAGATAACCAAAAagttcaaaaacaaaacaaacgcgACATCGCAGACGCAAGCGCTTTGACTGATTTCGACGTGACTTACGATGAAAAACCAGAAATAACTGTTCTCAAGGACTTGAATCTAGATGTGTCTTCAGAAAAAATCCCTAACCATAAATCTAAAACTACAATACCCAAAGACAATAAAAGTACGCAAGATTCCAAAGATAATCTTCTAATCGAATATGAAAAAGACGTTGAAATCAGACATCGTGTCCCTTATTTGGTAATAAACGAAAAGAGGAAACCGACGCGTTTTCAGAACTTCATTCAGCGATGTCTTGGCATCTGCCAAGAGAGGAATCACGTCGCTATGTCCTATGAACACGCATATGCAGCGAGTGACAACATTATATCTAATAGGTACGAAAAACGGCGTCGCCGAGGACTGAGGTTCAGGAGAATTCGACGGACGAAGAAATCGTATTCGGAGATTGCGTTGGGTGATGCAAAAAGTCCGATCATTCTGTCGTACGTTCAGAGTGTGCAAAAGAACTGCTTGATGGATAAAACTCCACGACACTGTCCGATTGTCGGCTGTAATATGATATTGTATG GTATAATAAACTACAACGACCACATCAACCTGTGCCACTTACCGGAgcgtgtgtgcgtgtgcgtgtaCTGCCACGAGGGCTTCCCGCGCGACGCGGACCGCCTCACGCACGAGAACGAGCACATCGGCCTCACCAAGCTGACGGTAGCGCCCTCCACACCAAG GTTCTCGCCAAAGATTGCGAGCATCACCCAAACGGAACCGGAAATGCCAAAAATACCAGAAGATAAACTGAAAAAAATCGTATCTTTCTTCGACAAAATCTCAGACCCCGAACAGATAGCCGCAGAGCTCACTAAGAATACGAACAAATTGCAAACTCTACATATAAACCCGAGGTCTGGCTCTGCTTCGTTGTCTGGCTCGGAAGATTCTAATTCTGATAAGATTGTGTACAAGACTCGCAGTAGGGTCACTTCTATTGTGGACTCTGACACCACTTCGAAGTATCCTGGCGTACCATTCAGATGCGTGATGTGTGGGGATAATTTTAATACTAG agGTCAACTGAACTTGCATATCGATCTACAACACCGTGTTAGCGACAAGTTTTCAAAATACAACAGCTGCGCCGGCATACTGAACCATAGCAACCAAAATGGATCAATTAACGTTGAATCCACAAATCAAAGTCTTAACAAATCGCTGGTATCCACTAATATATCGAAAACGTCGAATTTAACGAAATTATCCAAAAGAAAGTCCAATGAGACGCTGAGCTACGATCCATCGACAAACATTGTCTATTACACCTCTACGGAGTCTATGAAAAAACCAAGTTTCGTTCAGAAAGTGCGCAGTGGATTTTTTTACAAGTGGGAACCCGGTACTAAGATAATACGTGTGTGA